A region from the endosymbiont of Galathealinum brachiosum genome encodes:
- a CDS encoding YgiQ family radical SAM protein encodes MSAISVPVARTALFDYPKYWAECYGTADFLPTSRAEMDALGWDSCDIIIVTGDAYVDHPSFGMAIIGRLLEGQGFRVGIISQPEWDSKDAFEVLGKPNLFFGVAAGNMDSMINRYTADRKIRNDDAYTPGDIGGKRPDRSSLVYAQRCKEAWTDVPVILGGIEASLRRIAHYDYWQDKVRRSILVDATADMLLYGNAERAIVEVAHRLAQGESIEQITDVRGTSFVRRDTPEGWMEIDSTRIDRPGKIDKIVNPYINTQDMSDCERERRDNAFYGAQYNEQGEEVELKKIKLDRSQSVIRLPAFEKVSNDASLYAHANRVLHLETNPGNARALVQKHGKVDVWLNSPPIPLTMDEMDYVFAMPFARVPHPQYQGEKIPAYEMIRFSINIMRGCFGGCTFCSITEHEGRIVQNRSKESIIHEIEDIRDKVPGFTGVISDLGGPTANMYRIACKTREIEAACRKPSCVYPGICHNLITDHSALTEIYREARHLPGVKKVLIASGLRYDLAIRDPEYVKELVTHHVGGCLKIAPEHSEDGPLSKMMKPGMGSYDKFKRMFEKYTKQAGKDQYLIPYFIAAHPGTTDEDMMNLALWLKRNGFKADQVQAFYPSPMATATAMYHTGKNPLRSVSYKSEPVESVKDPEQRKLHKAFLRYHDSANWPLLREALKRMGRADLIGDADRQLIPKDQPASNKDYSAARRKNSASAHKHRPHSSKGKGKKILTQHTGLSPRKKK; translated from the coding sequence ATGTCCGCTATTTCCGTCCCCGTTGCCAGAACAGCCCTGTTCGACTATCCAAAATACTGGGCCGAGTGTTATGGCACTGCCGACTTTCTCCCAACCAGCCGCGCTGAGATGGATGCACTGGGCTGGGATTCATGTGACATTATAATTGTTACCGGGGATGCTTATGTCGATCATCCCTCATTTGGCATGGCTATTATTGGCCGCCTGCTTGAAGGGCAGGGCTTTCGTGTTGGCATTATTTCACAGCCTGAATGGGACTCTAAAGACGCTTTCGAAGTGCTGGGCAAACCTAATCTGTTTTTTGGTGTGGCTGCGGGCAATATGGATTCGATGATTAACCGTTATACGGCTGATCGTAAAATTCGTAACGATGATGCTTATACACCTGGTGATATCGGTGGTAAACGGCCTGACCGTTCTTCACTTGTGTATGCGCAGCGTTGCAAAGAGGCCTGGACGGACGTGCCGGTGATTCTGGGTGGCATTGAAGCATCATTACGTCGCATTGCGCATTATGATTACTGGCAGGATAAAGTGCGGCGCTCAATTCTGGTGGATGCAACCGCCGACATGTTGTTATACGGAAATGCGGAACGGGCGATTGTTGAGGTAGCCCATCGGCTTGCACAGGGAGAGAGTATTGAGCAGATTACGGATGTGCGCGGCACCTCATTTGTGCGACGAGATACCCCCGAAGGCTGGATGGAAATTGATTCTACTCGCATCGATCGCCCGGGAAAAATAGATAAAATTGTAAATCCATATATAAATACGCAGGATATGAGCGACTGTGAACGTGAACGCCGTGATAATGCTTTTTATGGTGCTCAGTATAATGAGCAGGGTGAGGAAGTTGAGCTTAAGAAAATAAAACTAGATCGCAGTCAAAGTGTCATCCGTTTGCCTGCATTTGAAAAAGTGAGTAATGATGCGTCTTTATATGCGCATGCCAATCGTGTTTTGCACCTTGAAACCAACCCGGGCAATGCACGTGCGCTGGTGCAGAAACATGGCAAGGTTGATGTCTGGTTAAATTCACCACCCATTCCACTCACCATGGATGAAATGGATTATGTGTTTGCAATGCCATTTGCACGTGTGCCGCACCCGCAATATCAGGGCGAAAAAATTCCTGCTTACGAGATGATTCGTTTTTCAATAAACATAATGCGTGGCTGTTTTGGTGGCTGCACGTTCTGCTCTATTACCGAGCATGAAGGACGTATTGTTCAAAACCGTTCTAAAGAATCTATTATTCATGAAATAGAAGACATTCGTGACAAGGTGCCGGGTTTTACCGGTGTGATTTCAGATTTAGGTGGGCCAACGGCCAATATGTATCGTATTGCCTGTAAAACCCGCGAAATTGAAGCGGCTTGCCGTAAACCGAGTTGTGTTTACCCTGGTATTTGTCATAACTTAATTACCGATCATTCTGCACTTACGGAAATTTATCGAGAAGCACGTCACTTGCCCGGTGTTAAAAAAGTATTGATTGCATCGGGTTTGCGTTATGACCTGGCGATACGTGATCCGGAATATGTGAAAGAGTTAGTTACTCACCATGTGGGTGGTTGTTTAAAAATTGCACCCGAGCATTCAGAAGACGGGCCATTATCGAAAATGATGAAACCCGGCATGGGGAGTTACGATAAATTTAAACGTATGTTTGAAAAATATACGAAGCAGGCGGGTAAAGATCAGTATTTGATTCCGTATTTTATCGCGGCACACCCGGGCACAACCGATGAAGATATGATGAACCTGGCGTTGTGGTTAAAACGTAATGGTTTTAAGGCAGACCAGGTGCAGGCATTTTATCCATCACCTATGGCAACGGCCACGGCAATGTATCACACAGGTAAAAATCCGTTACGTAGTGTTAGTTATAAAAGTGAACCGGTTGAGAGTGTTAAAGACCCGGAGCAGCGTAAATTACATAAGGCTTTTTTGCGTTACCACGATTCAGCAAACTGGCCGCTCTTACGTGAGGCGCTCAAGCGAATGGGGCGTGCCGATTTAATTGGTGATGCAGACCGGCAGTTAATTCCAAAAGATCAGCCAGCGTCTAATAAAGATTACTCCGCCGCGCGCAGAAAAAACTCTGCATCTGCGCATAAACACCGACCCCATTCTAGTAAAGGAAAGGGTAAAAAAATTCTGACCCAGCATACGGGTTTATCGCCGCGGAAGAAGAAATAA
- a CDS encoding ion transporter: MSLDFQALQARLVHLRENKIFETFVILVILVSALVIGAKTYAISPAALNMLKVLDIAVTAIFLFEIVIRMLAEKNLFRFFSKAWNVFDFIIVMASVLPIENGEAAMLGRLLRIFRVLRLISIIPELRVLLAAFVTAIPRMGYVSLLMFIFFYIYAAMGSIFFANINPVLWENISISMLTLFRIATFEDWTDVMYETMEVYPLSWLFYLSFIFIVAFVFLNMMIGIVLETLQTEHQKNDRENGEGEAGEVHIIEARTREMDQRLIKIEGMLEKISKN; encoded by the coding sequence ATGTCTTTAGATTTTCAGGCCCTTCAAGCGCGTTTAGTTCATTTACGTGAGAATAAAATATTCGAAACATTTGTGATCCTCGTCATTCTTGTTTCGGCTTTAGTTATTGGCGCAAAAACGTATGCTATTTCACCTGCTGCGCTTAATATGTTAAAAGTTTTAGATATTGCAGTTACCGCAATATTTCTTTTTGAAATTGTTATTCGCATGTTAGCGGAAAAGAATCTGTTCAGGTTTTTTAGTAAAGCCTGGAATGTATTTGATTTTATAATTGTGATGGCCAGTGTTCTCCCGATAGAAAATGGAGAGGCTGCAATGTTGGGCCGCCTGTTACGAATATTTCGTGTATTGAGGCTTATATCTATCATTCCTGAATTGCGAGTATTACTGGCAGCATTTGTCACGGCTATTCCGCGCATGGGATATGTCTCTTTATTAATGTTTATATTTTTCTATATATATGCCGCGATGGGCAGTATATTTTTTGCAAATATTAACCCTGTGCTCTGGGAAAATATTTCTATATCAATGTTGACGTTATTTCGTATAGCTACATTTGAAGACTGGACAGATGTAATGTATGAAACAATGGAGGTTTACCCGCTTAGCTGGTTATTTTATTTATCATTTATTTTTATTGTTGCATTTGTTTTTTTAAATATGATGATTGGAATAGTATTAGAAACCTTACAAACTGAGCATCAGAAAAATGACCGTGAAAATGGAGAAGGCGAAGCGGGTGAAGTGCATATCATAGAAGCAAGAACGCGAGAGATGGATCAGCGATTAATTAAAATAGAAGGTATGTTAGAAAAAATATCAAAGAATTAA
- a CDS encoding di-heme enzyme produces MKQLLNTIPATILSIFFSALLTGCGGGGEAGSDNEPLSKTECGVDGLVSYPADFPEPSIPCDFRLSNAKIELGRFLFYDRNMSFNQTQSCADCHQQDKAFTDGLVTSIGSEGAVHPRNSMSMGNVVYNATQNWSNNVIVHLHEQALAVLTNEDPVELGWEGNDIEIANRFRQVLVDPVAGTIDYPTLFNNAFPDAADPFTIFKFTEAIGAFGATMITGNSAFDKTQRGDANAMSDSAKRGREIFFSERTECFHCHGGFNFSDSIDHTGTALDSKPFHNTGLYNLNGDGSFPDNNPGLIEFTLAAEDEGKFRAPTLRNIELTAPYMHDGSIASLEEVIAHYKRGGRLISTGENQGDGALNPNKSSFISGFILTAAEEVDLIEFLKSLTDMDFVCNPELSDPFENIPMHTACP; encoded by the coding sequence ATGAAACAGTTGTTAAATACAATACCTGCCACAATTCTATCAATATTCTTTTCTGCATTATTGACAGGTTGTGGTGGGGGCGGTGAAGCCGGTTCAGATAACGAACCGTTAAGCAAAACTGAATGTGGTGTAGATGGTTTAGTTTCCTATCCAGCAGATTTTCCTGAACCCAGTATTCCATGTGATTTCAGGTTGTCTAACGCAAAAATTGAGTTGGGTCGTTTTTTATTCTATGACCGGAATATGTCATTTAATCAAACACAGTCCTGTGCAGATTGTCATCAGCAGGATAAAGCATTTACAGATGGCCTGGTAACATCTATTGGTTCTGAAGGTGCGGTTCATCCTCGTAATTCAATGAGTATGGGGAATGTTGTATACAATGCGACTCAAAACTGGAGCAATAATGTCATTGTTCATTTGCATGAACAGGCACTGGCCGTTCTGACAAATGAAGATCCAGTTGAGTTAGGCTGGGAAGGCAATGATATTGAAATTGCTAATCGATTCAGGCAGGTATTAGTTGACCCTGTTGCGGGAACCATTGATTACCCAACCTTATTTAATAATGCATTTCCTGATGCAGCAGATCCATTTACAATATTTAAGTTCACAGAAGCTATTGGCGCTTTTGGTGCAACGATGATAACGGGCAATTCAGCTTTCGATAAAACTCAACGTGGTGATGCTAATGCCATGTCGGATTCTGCAAAACGCGGGCGTGAAATATTTTTTAGCGAACGCACTGAATGTTTTCATTGTCATGGTGGTTTCAACTTTAGTGATTCAATAGATCATACTGGTACCGCACTTGACTCTAAACCCTTTCACAATACGGGATTATATAATTTAAATGGTGATGGTTCTTTTCCTGACAACAATCCAGGGTTAATAGAGTTTACTTTAGCGGCGGAAGACGAAGGAAAATTTAGAGCACCGACTTTACGTAATATAGAACTGACTGCACCTTATATGCATGATGGAAGTATTGCATCACTTGAAGAGGTCATCGCGCATTATAAAAGAGGAGGGCGATTAATTTCTACAGGGGAAAATCAGGGGGATGGTGCTTTAAACCCGAATAAGAGTAGTTTTATTTCCGGTTTTATATTAACTGCAGCAGAAGAAGTGGATTTAATTGAATTTTTAAAATCATTAACTGATATGGATTTTGTTTGTAATCCTGAATTATCTGATCCGTTTGAAAATATTCCGATGCATACGGCGTGCCCTTAA
- a CDS encoding DUF2986 domain-containing protein, which yields MNRKKKIEGLFKKRLKRARAKLDTRPKRKRYISKADRAKAEALLEEENSPNENIAEQSKAVDVDSGVSE from the coding sequence ATGAACCGTAAAAAGAAGATAGAAGGCTTATTCAAAAAACGCCTCAAGCGTGCGCGTGCCAAGCTGGATACACGGCCTAAGCGTAAGCGTTACATTTCGAAGGCTGACAGGGCGAAAGCAGAAGCGTTGCTGGAGGAAGAAAATTCACCAAATGAAAATATTGCTGAACAGAGTAAAGCTGTGGATGTTGACTCAGGCGTTTCTGAATAG